Genomic segment of Paenalkalicoccus suaedae:
GATGCAGGACTATTTTGACCGACTTACTAATCGTCTATTAGAAAGCAATGATCAATTATCCTACGCAGATGCAAGAACGTGGGTCGAGCTTTTATGGGAAGATTTTGAATCAACCTATGCAAAAGCAGGATACTCTTATAAAGGAAAAGAGATGACAGAAAAGGTGCTAGTACAGTGGATTGACAACTACGGCTCTAGGCTTCATGAAATTTTAAAAGAAAATCCACGCTATCAAAAGTGGTTTGAGACAAAGCGGTTTTATCATTAAAAAAGAGAGGGCAGGAAGGTTTCCTGGCCTCTTTTGTTTGGATTTTTTAAGTGGGTAGTTGAGGAGGGGTGAGTTGATATGTTGATTGTGCGAGCGGAACGTGGAACTGAGCGAAAGTGAGAGGAAATCGCGCGAGTTAAGCATGCCATTGCGCGAGCAAAAAAAACCGCGCAAGTTGAATAGCAAACTGCGCGGAAAAAAGCAGTGATCGCGCAAATCGAGGCAACGTAGATCTATCTTCACCATCCTCAAAAAACAAGCTACATTACGCATCAGGAGATACGTAATGTAGCTTTCTTCGTAAGGAATCGGAGTTGTAAATCCAGCCAGTATAAGAGCTTAAAATCTCTAAATCCTCGTCAAGTCGGACAATTGCTACGAATGGGTAGTACCCTTTAGAGCGATATCTTAGATCGACAAACTTAACGGAATAACCGTGTTCTTCAATTGATACTGCCCATCTGTAGGCGGGTGAAAAGGATAGGAAGGCTTGTAAATTTGCGTCCTTACGTGCTGCATCAATAACTGGATCTGGTGGAATTGGTTCAAATGGATAGTCTTCAAAATACGTAATGGTATGATTGCGAGATTCTGCTACGAACATATGCTTATCGGTGCGGATAACCACGTGCCAGAGATTCCACTTAAATGTTGGCGAAGTAAATACATGTGTAGCATCTGGATGGCGTTCTAAAAAGGCATCGTGAACCTTTTGTTGAACACGTATTCGCCAAACATAATACATAGCAATAATGATAAACATCGTTAAAAATGTCCAGCCAGGATCTGTACCGAAGCGCCAGCTCACTATAGCTACAATATGAGCAATAAAGATAAATGGATCAAAGATATTAATAACACCTAATGCCAGCCATCGCCTATTGATTGGATCAAACGCTTTTGTTCCGTAAGCATTAAAAATATCAACAAATACATGTAAGAAAACAGCAAAGAAAGCCCATAACCAGAGATGAAATAGATTTACTGGCGGCATAATAAATGCGAGTGTTAAAGTAATAAGAGTCGGCCAAATAAACCAAAAGGGCACGGAGTGAGTGACTCCTCGATGATTTTTTATATAAACTGCGTTATTCTTAAGTTTGAGTACTGTGTCAAAATCGGGTGCCTGTGATCCGACAATTGCAGCAACCATGACAGCTTGCTGTAAGTTTGGATCGCTTGATACAACTGGATCAAGCGTGGCTAAACCGCCTAAGGCAACCCCCATGACAACGTGTGTTGCCGAATCCATGTTAAGTTCCTCCCTGCTCGGAGTGGCATAGTATTCTTTTATTCTACCCTTTTTTTTAATGTTTCAAAAGGAGTGACAATATTGCAACCATTTGATAAATATGAATATGAGCACGATCTACTGGAATGGTACGATCGTGAAAAAAGAGATTTACCCTGGAGGCGAGAACGTGATCCGTATCGAATCTGGGTGTCAGAGATCATGCTACAGCAAACAAAAGTAGATACGGTCATCCCTTACTACGAGCGTTTTATGTCTCAATTTCCAACTGTTGATGCTCTTGCAGATGCAGATGAAGAGCAAGTCTTAAAAGCTTGGGAAGGCTTAGGATATTACTCGCGTGCGAGAAATTTACACGCAGCTGTGAAGGAAGTGCAGTCTGCATACGGCGGTGTTGTACCTAATTCTGAAGAAGAGATACATAAGCTACGAGGAGTAGGACCTTATACGGCAGGTGCGATTCTCTCCATTGCTTACAATATTCCCGCCCCTGCAGTAGATGGAAACGTCATGCGTGTTTTATCTAGAATCTTTGCTATCTACGATGATATCGCAAAGCCTGCTACACGTAAAAGGTTTGAGACAATTATTCGTGAAATAATTTCTACCTCACGTGCCTCTGATTATAATCAAGCGTTAATGGAGCTCGGTGCGATGATCTGTACGCCAACAAAACCTGCCTGTCTTTTATGCCCTGTGCAAGCTCATTGCCAGGCAAGGGAGCAAGGTGTCCAAGAGCTTTTGCCTGTTAAGGCGAAGAAAAAGAAGCCAAAGAGTGTCACATTACAAGCATATGTGCTTATTACGGAGGATGGTCGCTTTATTGTCGAAAAACGTCCTGAAACCGGAC
This window contains:
- a CDS encoding YfhJ family protein, with the protein product MQDYFDRLTNRLLESNDQLSYADARTWVELLWEDFESTYAKAGYSYKGKEMTEKVLVQWIDNYGSRLHEILKENPRYQKWFETKRFYH
- a CDS encoding metal-dependent hydrolase produces the protein MDSATHVVMGVALGGLATLDPVVSSDPNLQQAVMVAAIVGSQAPDFDTVLKLKNNAVYIKNHRGVTHSVPFWFIWPTLITLTLAFIMPPVNLFHLWLWAFFAVFLHVFVDIFNAYGTKAFDPINRRWLALGVINIFDPFIFIAHIVAIVSWRFGTDPGWTFLTMFIIIAMYYVWRIRVQQKVHDAFLERHPDATHVFTSPTFKWNLWHVVIRTDKHMFVAESRNHTITYFEDYPFEPIPPDPVIDAARKDANLQAFLSFSPAYRWAVSIEEHGYSVKFVDLRYRSKGYYPFVAIVRLDEDLEILSSYTGWIYNSDSLRRKLHYVSPDA
- the mutY gene encoding A/G-specific adenine glycosylase; this encodes MQPFDKYEYEHDLLEWYDREKRDLPWRRERDPYRIWVSEIMLQQTKVDTVIPYYERFMSQFPTVDALADADEEQVLKAWEGLGYYSRARNLHAAVKEVQSAYGGVVPNSEEEIHKLRGVGPYTAGAILSIAYNIPAPAVDGNVMRVLSRIFAIYDDIAKPATRKRFETIIREIISTSRASDYNQALMELGAMICTPTKPACLLCPVQAHCQAREQGVQELLPVKAKKKKPKSVTLQAYVLITEDGRFIVEKRPETGLLANLWQFPTALDGETMEKFLENYGVDIIKSENTQRVRHVFSHIIWEMDVYRVQISGQPKLMDRQELVTLEEISEKAFPVSHQKIIKETLKGEG